One window of the Nicotiana tabacum cultivar K326 chromosome 4, ASM71507v2, whole genome shotgun sequence genome contains the following:
- the LOC107814257 gene encoding protein SINE1-like isoform X2, producing MGRSLSPILRRQLENLDKDAESRKCAMKALKSYVKELDSKAIPLFLAQVSETKESNASSGEYTISLYEVLARVHGPKIVPQIDNIMSTIIKTLTSSAGSFALHQACSKVVPAIARYGMDPTTPEEKKRYIIHSLSKPLSDCLLGSQESLSSGAALCLKALVDSDNWRVASNEMVHEVCQRVAGALEKHTQTNSHMALVTSLAKHNSLIMEAYARLLIQSGLQIINSSSGEGISQKRLSAIHMVNSLMKHLDQRSIQSDLRMVIEDMEKCQSDKMLYVRGAAFEALQTAKKICSEKGPKFERDVDSMTGSNFDSRGNIVWSSGDQSPLTASPESHTVNSFVDYEPFMDSPLSINQGNDRRSVNRKLWRRSGNGGVDVSLKDGIFSEFTHGNGVTHSEVHNDFGDNTAVFAGFLPGSARNGFVRSATPSPQDANDVNSDFSERKSRRFRSPSLCRCERSPARSEENGLFNRKRCEDRDGTISNNDKQCHLNSESVSSTDNAQADGDLQVSSDDVARNGTELQSVIHHKGYASTSILIFGILVVLLAAFILLLWIGDKDQSYNLVPT from the exons ATGGGGAGAAGTCTAAGCCCAATACTTAGAAGACAACTGGAGAATTTGGATAAGGATGCTGAGAGTAGAAAATGTGCAATGAAAGCATTGAAGTCATATGTGAAAGAGCTAGATTCCAAGGCAATCCCTCTCTTTCTTGCTCAGGTTTCTGAAACCAAAGAATCCAATGCTTCATCCGGTGAATACACAATTTCACTCTATGAGGTACTTGCCCGTGTGCATGGGCCGAAAATTGTTCCTCAAATTGATAACATCATGAGCACTATTATCAAGACCCTTACATCCAGTGCCGGTTCTTTTGCTCTTCACCAAGCTTGTTCAAAAGTTGTTCCAGCCATTGCGAGGTATGGTATGGACCCAACTACACCAGAGGAAAAGAAGAGATACATTATACACTCCCTCTCTAAGCCTCTTTCAGATTGTCTTCTCGGGAGTCAGGAGAGTTTATCTTCTGGAGCTGCTCTCTGCCTAAAGGCTCTTGTGGATTCTGATAATTGGCGTGTTGCTTCAAATGAGATGGTTCATGAGGTTTGTCAAAGAGTTGCCGGTGCTTTGGAGAAGCATACTCAAACCAATTCTCATATGGCTCTAGTCACTTCTTTAGCCAAACATAATAGCTTAATCATGGAAGCTTATGCAAGATTGTTGATACAGTCTGGATTACAAATTATAAATAGTAGCAGCGGCGAAGGAATTTCTCAAAAAAGATTGTCTGCTATTCATATGGTCAACTCTTTGATGAAGCATTTGGATCAAAGAAGCATACAATCTGATCTTAGAATGGTTATTGAGGATATGGAAAAATGTCAATCTGATAAGATGCTTTATGTTAGAGGGGCTGCATTTGAAGCATTACAGACTGCAAAGAAAATATGCTCAGAGAAGGGTCCAAAATTTGAGAGAGATGTGGATTCAATGACTGGATCCAACTTTGACAGTAGAGGGAACATTGTATGGAGTTCCGGTGACCAATCACCTTTAACTGCATCACCAGAATCACACACAGTTAACTCATTTGTTGACTATGAACCATTCATGGACTCCCCTCTTTCAATAAATCAGGGTAACGATAGAAGGAGTGTGAACCGAAAACTTTGGAGAAGGAGTGGAAATGGTGGTGTAGATGTGTCTCTAAAGGATGGCATCTTCTCAGAATTCACCCATGGAAATGGCGTCACACACTCTGAGGTTCATAACGATTTTGGAGATAACACTGCTGTGTTTGCTGGATTTTTGCCAGGATCTGCTCGAAATGGTTTTGTCAGAAGTGCTACTCCCAGTCCTCAG GATGCCAATGATGTGAACTCAGACTTTTCTGAGAGGAAAAGCAGAAGGTTTAGGAGCCCTTCCTTGTGCAGATGTGAACGCAGTCCAGCAAGGTCTGAAGAAAATGGCCTCTTCAATCGTAAAAGATGCGAGGATAGAGATGGGACAATATCTAATAATGATAAACAATGCCATCTAAACTCAGAATCAGTATCTTCAACAGATAATGCTCAAGCTGATGGAGATTTGCAAGTATCTTCAGACGACGTTGCCCGAAATGGAACAGAATTGCAAAGTGTAATTCACCATAAAGGCTATGCTTCTACTAGCATATTGATTTTTGGTATCTTAGTTGTACTTTTGGCAGCCTTCATACTTTTGTTGTGGATAGGGGATAAAGACCAAAGCTACAATCTGGTTCCCACCTAG
- the LOC107814257 gene encoding protein SINE1-like isoform X1 gives MGRSLSPILRRQLENLDKDAESRKCAMKALKSYVKELDSKAIPLFLAQVSETKESNASSGEYTISLYEVLARVHGPKIVPQIDNIMSTIIKTLTSSAGSFALHQACSKVVPAIARYGMDPTTPEEKKRYIIHSLSKPLSDCLLGSQESLSSGAALCLKALVDSDNWRVASNEMVHEVCQRVAGALEKHTQTNSHMALVTSLAKHNSLIMEAYARLLIQSGLQIINSSSGEGISQKRLSAIHMVNSLMKHLDQRSIQSDLRMVIEDMEKCQSDKMLYVRGAAFEALQTAKKICSEKGPKFERDVDSMTGSNFDSRGNIVWSSGDQSPLTASPESHTVNSFVDYEPFMDSPLSINQGNDRRSVNRKLWRRSGNGGVDVSLKDGIFSEFTHGNGVTHSEVHNDFGDNTAVFAGFLPGSARNGFVRSATPSPQRSRSHVNVESVKIFATPRKLIHLLQDANDVNSDFSERKSRRFRSPSLCRCERSPARSEENGLFNRKRCEDRDGTISNNDKQCHLNSESVSSTDNAQADGDLQVSSDDVARNGTELQSVIHHKGYASTSILIFGILVVLLAAFILLLWIGDKDQSYNLVPT, from the exons ATGGGGAGAAGTCTAAGCCCAATACTTAGAAGACAACTGGAGAATTTGGATAAGGATGCTGAGAGTAGAAAATGTGCAATGAAAGCATTGAAGTCATATGTGAAAGAGCTAGATTCCAAGGCAATCCCTCTCTTTCTTGCTCAGGTTTCTGAAACCAAAGAATCCAATGCTTCATCCGGTGAATACACAATTTCACTCTATGAGGTACTTGCCCGTGTGCATGGGCCGAAAATTGTTCCTCAAATTGATAACATCATGAGCACTATTATCAAGACCCTTACATCCAGTGCCGGTTCTTTTGCTCTTCACCAAGCTTGTTCAAAAGTTGTTCCAGCCATTGCGAGGTATGGTATGGACCCAACTACACCAGAGGAAAAGAAGAGATACATTATACACTCCCTCTCTAAGCCTCTTTCAGATTGTCTTCTCGGGAGTCAGGAGAGTTTATCTTCTGGAGCTGCTCTCTGCCTAAAGGCTCTTGTGGATTCTGATAATTGGCGTGTTGCTTCAAATGAGATGGTTCATGAGGTTTGTCAAAGAGTTGCCGGTGCTTTGGAGAAGCATACTCAAACCAATTCTCATATGGCTCTAGTCACTTCTTTAGCCAAACATAATAGCTTAATCATGGAAGCTTATGCAAGATTGTTGATACAGTCTGGATTACAAATTATAAATAGTAGCAGCGGCGAAGGAATTTCTCAAAAAAGATTGTCTGCTATTCATATGGTCAACTCTTTGATGAAGCATTTGGATCAAAGAAGCATACAATCTGATCTTAGAATGGTTATTGAGGATATGGAAAAATGTCAATCTGATAAGATGCTTTATGTTAGAGGGGCTGCATTTGAAGCATTACAGACTGCAAAGAAAATATGCTCAGAGAAGGGTCCAAAATTTGAGAGAGATGTGGATTCAATGACTGGATCCAACTTTGACAGTAGAGGGAACATTGTATGGAGTTCCGGTGACCAATCACCTTTAACTGCATCACCAGAATCACACACAGTTAACTCATTTGTTGACTATGAACCATTCATGGACTCCCCTCTTTCAATAAATCAGGGTAACGATAGAAGGAGTGTGAACCGAAAACTTTGGAGAAGGAGTGGAAATGGTGGTGTAGATGTGTCTCTAAAGGATGGCATCTTCTCAGAATTCACCCATGGAAATGGCGTCACACACTCTGAGGTTCATAACGATTTTGGAGATAACACTGCTGTGTTTGCTGGATTTTTGCCAGGATCTGCTCGAAATGGTTTTGTCAGAAGTGCTACTCCCAGTCCTCAG AGGTCACGTTCTCATGTTAATGTCGAAAGTGTGAAGATCTTTGCGACGCCAAGAAAACTTATTCATCTCCTTCAGGATGCCAATGATGTGAACTCAGACTTTTCTGAGAGGAAAAGCAGAAGGTTTAGGAGCCCTTCCTTGTGCAGATGTGAACGCAGTCCAGCAAGGTCTGAAGAAAATGGCCTCTTCAATCGTAAAAGATGCGAGGATAGAGATGGGACAATATCTAATAATGATAAACAATGCCATCTAAACTCAGAATCAGTATCTTCAACAGATAATGCTCAAGCTGATGGAGATTTGCAAGTATCTTCAGACGACGTTGCCCGAAATGGAACAGAATTGCAAAGTGTAATTCACCATAAAGGCTATGCTTCTACTAGCATATTGATTTTTGGTATCTTAGTTGTACTTTTGGCAGCCTTCATACTTTTGTTGTGGATAGGGGATAAAGACCAAAGCTACAATCTGGTTCCCACCTAG
- the LOC107814258 gene encoding protein NDH-DEPENDENT CYCLIC ELECTRON FLOW 5: MATINTCLLSPNKISGSPISRSVRKSIFPPHLCSPFQYTSLTRNIQFPAVASIPYPPIDTDYLESEFSGRGVTFTGVNDSCVVRMALENGSIANLMLPSGLITSYKAQMWHGGTLELLHTTVSQGQNGSPVIEGGVSLACICDNDHGLSWSPSSWVLHQVKGDPQESIQVELICTSSDGKIEAKYMVTLQQDVLTSEIKVFNLGKSRLRMMGSVLSHLTVSTPEASYAVGLEGSDFFNKPPFLANFSILPPGFGKRKNQASKRLWDPKSIGGIFSSWGTNETIARETEQELEGEETDNYKHLTEEMSKIYQSAPRNFTLIDRGRRNSVVVGRDGFKEVYMLSPGSSHESYGRYSYICVGQAALLQPIIIESQSEWRGKQSLHNPNM; this comes from the exons ATGGCTACCATTAACACTTGTCTCCTCTCTCCAAATAAAATCTCAGGTTCTCCAATTTCTAGATCAGTGAGAAAATCCATATTTCCTCCTCATCTCTGCAGTCCCTTCCAGTACACTAGCTTAACAAGAAATATTCAATTTCCAGCGGTAGCTTCCATCCCATACCCACCCATCGACACGGACTACTTGGAAAGTGAGTTCAGTGGACGTGGAGTTACCTTCACAGGAGTTAATGACAGCTGTGTTGTCCGCATGGCGTTGGAGAACGGAAGTATAGCTAACTTGATGCTTCCAAGTGGTTTGATCACATCATACAAAGCTCAAATGTGGCATGGAGGCACATTGGAGTTGTTGCATACCACTGTCTCACAAGGACAGAATGGTTCACCAGTCATTGAAGGAGGAGTTTCACTAGCCTGCATTTGCGACAACGATCATGGTCTTTCATGGTCTCCAAGTTCTTGGGTTCTTCATCAAGTTAAAGGAGATCCTCAAGAATCTATTCAG GTGGAATTGATTTGTACAAGTTCAGATGGAAAGATTGAAGCTAAGTATATGGTTACTTTGCAACAAGATGTTTTAACTTCAGAGATTAAAGTCTTTAATTTAGGTAAGTCACGCCTCCGAATGATGGGTTCAGTTCTTAGCCATCTTACAGTAAGCACACCAGAAGCCAGTTATGCAGTCGGATTGGAAGGGTCAGATTTCTTCAACAAGCCTCCATTTTTAGCTAACTTCAGCATCCTTCCTCCTGGCTTTGGGAAGAGAAAGAATCAGGCTTCTAAAAGACTTTGGGATCCTAAATCAATTGGGGGAATATTCTCCAGCTGGGGTACAAATGAGACAATTGCAAGAGAAACAGAACAAGAGTTGGAGGGTGAAGAAACTGACAACTACAAGCATTTGACTGAGGAAATGAGCAAAATTTATCAAAGTGCACCTAGGAACTTCACACTCATTGATCGG GGAAGACGAAACTCAGTGGTAGTAGGACGGGACGGGTTCAAAGAAGTGTACATGCTGAGTCCTGGCTCCAGTCATGAAAGTTATGGAAGATATTCATATATATGTGTTGGGCAAGCCGCTTTGCTTCAACCAATAATCATAGAATCGCAGAGTGAATGGAGAGGTAAACAAAGTTTGCATAACCCAAATATGTGA
- the LOC107814256 gene encoding photosynthetic NDH subunit of subcomplex B 2, chloroplastic-like has product MAAALLSLSLPKLNVTKASTAANTTTTESLEQKFGRKGIKFCESEGTVELSVRNGSSVKLQIPNAHITSYKPKVYWKDDGFEEVLYTLPPPPSSFYSNSRGGIALVINEILEPKLSTTAAKASSEWTVTDVDSDSIDALQVELSCSRGTLDINYVVSLYPLSMATAVIVKNNGRKPVKLTSAILSHLKSKTRGGTGIQGLRSCTYCAHPPLSSPFEILSPGEAMKTEEPGLFSFGWEPELKPGIWSAQDVPITVLKHKLSRLYSVPPEERAKEFYNSIPSKYETIDQGRELFFRIIRMGFEDIYLSSPGSFSDKYGKEYFICTGPASMLVPLVVNSGEEWRGAQVIEHDNL; this is encoded by the exons ATGGCTGCAGCTCTTTTATCTCTTTCTCTACCTAAGCTCAATGTAACTAAAGCTTCAACTGCAGCCAACACCACAACTACAGAAAGTCTTGAACAGAAATTCGGTCGTAAAGGCATCAAATTTTGTGAGTCTGAAGGGACAGTTGAGCTGAGTGTTAGAAATGGAAGCTCAGTGAAGCTACAGATACCCAATGCCCATATCACTTCTTACAAGCCTAAAGTTTATTGGAAAGATGATGGTTTTGAGGAAGTCCTTTATacccttcctcctcctccttcctCTTTTTATTCTAATTCTAGAGGTGGCATTGCTCTGGTAATCAATGAAATCTTGGAGCCTAAATTGTCAACAACAGCAGCCAAAGCTTCTTCTGAGTGGACTGTCACAGATGTTGATTCTGACTCTATTGATGCTCTCCAG GTTGAATTGAGCTGCAGCAGAGGGACTCTTGATATTAACTATGTGGTGTCACTCTATCCACTGAGCATGGCAACAgcagttatagtgaagaacaatGGCCGCAAGCCTGTCAAGTTAACGAGTGCTATACTAAGCCATTTGAAGTCTAAGACAAGAGGGGGTACAGGAATACAAGGACTCCGCAGCTGCACTTATTGCGCACATCCTCCTTTGTCTTCTCCCTTTGAAATTTTATCTCCAGGGGAAGCAATGAAAACTGAGGAGCCTGGTTTATTCTCGTTTGGTTGGGAGCCAGAATTGAAGCCGGGAATATGGTCTGCTCAAGATGTTCCCATCACTGTACTGAAGCACAAGCTCAGTAGACTTTACAGTGTTCCACCAGAAGAAAGAGCAAAGGaattttataattcaatacctTCAAAATATGAAACAATTGATCAG GGCCGTGAGCTCTTCTTCAGGATAATACGTATGGGGTTTGAAGACATTTACTTATCAAGTCCGGGTTCATTTTCGGACAAGTATGGGAAGGAATACTTTATCTGCACAGGCCCTGCTTCAATGTTGGTTCCTCTTGTTGTGAATTCTGGTGAAGAGTGGAGAGGAGCACAAGTTATTGAGCATGATAATTTATAG